A region of Larimichthys crocea isolate SSNF chromosome X, L_crocea_2.0, whole genome shotgun sequence DNA encodes the following proteins:
- the krt94 gene encoding keratin, type I cytoskeletal 19 codes for MFQTHSLIGGPSMVVRQSRSYTSSAAPNKAHSVSGYSYRSGPRISSASSRMVSSGFGGGMGYSSGGFDLSNALDQSNVQLNEKATMQNLNDRLASYLDKVRSLESANSKLEIQIREYYEKKGPAAERDYSNYWAIINDLKDKIAAATIGNANILLQIDNSKLAADDFKTKFEHELMMRQSVEADIANLRRLLDQTTLTKADLEMQIEGLQDELAYLKKNHAEELAALRSQLTGTVNVEVDAAPQQDLNKVLEEIRSQYEAITDRHRRDQEAWFNEKSTSLSKEVAISTETIQTTKTEISDLRRTMQGLEIELQSQLSMKAALENTLADTDARYSHMLAGFQNTINMYEAELSNVRASIEQQGQDYRMLLDIKTRLEQEIATYRSLLETEESRPIATGGTKTTVTTTTVRSSS; via the exons ATGTTTCAGACCCACAGCCTCATTGGTGGACCCAGCATGGTCGTCAGACAGAGCCGCAGCTACACATCAAGTGCTGCTCCCAACAAGGCTCACAGCGTGTCTGGATACAGCTACAGATCAGGCCCCCGCATCTCCTCTGCCAGCTCACGCATGGTCTCCTCTGGGTTTGGAGGCGGCATGGGGTACAGCAGCGGTGGGTTCGACCTGTCCAATGCCTTGGACCAGAGCAACGTGCAACTGAACGAGAAGGCCACCATGCAGAACCTGAATGACCGTCTGGCCTCCTACCTGGATAAGGTCCGCTCTCTGGAGTCGGCCAACTCCAAGCTGGAGATTCAGATCCGAGAGTACTACGAGAAGAAGGgccctgcagcagagagagactaCAGCAACTACTGGGCCATTATCAATGACCTGAAGGACAAG ATCGCTGCCGCCACCATCGGCAATGCCAACATCCTGCTCCAGATTGACAACTCCAAACTGGCTGCTGATGACTTCAAAACCAA ATTCGAGCATGAGCTGATGATGCGCCAGTCAGTCGAAGCCGACATCGCCAACCTGCGCCGCCTGCTGGACCAGACCACCTTGACAAAGGCTGACCTGGAGATGCAGATTGAGGGCCTGCAGGATGAGCTGGCCTACCTCAAGAAGAATCACGCAGAG GAGTTGGCAGCACTGCGGTCTCAGCTTACTGGCACAGTCAATGTGGAGGTGGATGCTGCACCCCAGCAAGACCTCAACAAAGTCCTGGAGGAGATCCGCTCCCAGTACGAAGCCATCACTGACAGACATCGTCGCGACCAGGAGGCATGGTTTAATGAGAAG TCGACAAGCCTGTCCAAGGAGGTGGCCATCAGCACAGAGACAATCCAGACCACCAAGACAGAGATCAGTGACCTGCGGCGCACAATGCAGGGCCTGGAGATCGAGCTGCAGTCTCAACTCAGCAtg AAAGCGGCGCTGGAAAACACACTGGCGGACACAGATGCTCGTTACAGCCACATGCTCGCCGGTTTCCAGAACACGATCAACATGTATGAGGCAGAACTCTCCAACGTACGTGCAAGCATCGAGCAGCAGGGCCAGGACTACAGGATGCTGCTGGACATCAAGACCAGGCTGGAGCAGGAGATTGCAACCTACAGGAGCCTGCTGGAAACAGAGGAGTCCAG ACCCATTGCTACAG GGGGCACAAAGACCACAGTCACAACCACCACTGTGCGCAGTTCCAGCTAG
- the LOC104921624 gene encoding stromal membrane-associated protein 1, which produces MTTRSEREKAQKLNEQHQAILSKMLREEDNKYCADCEAKGPRWASWNLGVFICIRCAGIHRNLGVHISRVKSVNLDQWTSEQIQSIQDMGNTKARQLYEANLPESFRRPQTDQAVEFFIRDKYEKKKYYGKNVTNGSSPKDGKKEREPDRGTKASSYTKNEESRPVPKISPAKPSEPSVNLLGLDAPTATSTNNGSTSTSQNNNDLDVFGPMVSNPLPASTSAAQFSQVSSSNVASTPTQAPATGALGGGASSGSVPGDLDLFSDSSSTTKTDDMAKKPLSKDSILSLYGTNSMSQQAPAAGMFMGPSQMQFPVQATAGYQAFPGMGTAMPPTTVMGAMMAQSGAAMMGPSPGMMVGMTMPNGFIGNAPATGVMGMAPRMMGPQGGAMPAGMMPAQGMYAIQPGQQAQWNMGQVNQQMSGLTLNGAGGQMAFGQPPTAMGGWAATGSGQTLSTQLWK; this is translated from the exons ATGACGACCCGCTCGGAGAGAGAGAAGGCCCAGAAACTCAACGAGCAGCACCAGGCCATCCTGTCCAAaatgctgagagaggaagacaacaaGTACTGCGCCGACTGCGAGGCGAAAG GTCCCAGATGGGCATCCTGGAATCTGGGAGTATTTATCTGCATCCGGTGTGCTGGCATCCACAGGAACCTGGGAGTACACATATCCAGAGTTAAATCAGTCAACCTGGACCAATGGACCTCAGAACAAATCCAG AGTATACAGGATATGGGTAACACCAAGGCCAGGCAGCTTTATGAAGCCAACCTTCCAGAAAGCTTCAGAAGACCTCAAACAGACCA AGCTGTGGAATTCTTCATCAGGGATAAAtatgagaagaagaaatactACGGCAAGAATGTGACCAATGGGAGCAGT CCAAAAGAtggtaagaaagagagagagccagacagAGGAACCAAGGCGTCATCCTACACCAAG AATGAAGAGTCCCGGCCAGTTCCCAAAATCAGTCCAGCTAAGCCTTCAGAACCTTCTGTGAACCTACTAGGCCTCG ACGCCCCAACAGCTACATCAACTAACAATGGTAGCACGAGCACAAGCCAGAACAACAATGACCTGGATGTATTCGGCCCCATGGTGTCCAACCCCCTCCCCGCGTCCACATCCGCAGCTCAGTTTTCTCAG gTGAGCTCCAGTAACGTGGCCAGTACTCCGACACAAGCTCCCGCAACAGGAGCATTAGGAGGAGGAGCCAGCTCAGGGTCAGTGCCGGGAGACCTCGACTTGTTCAGTGACAGCAGTAGCACCACTAAAACCGACGACATGGCCAAGAAGCCCCTGTCCAAGGACTCCATCCTGTCCCTGTATGGAACCAACAGCATGTCCCAACAGGCCCCTGCTG CTGGCATGTTCATGGGGCCCTCCCAGATGCAGTTTCCTGTCCAGGCCACTGCTGGTTATCAGGCCTTCCCTGGCATGGGCACGGCAATGCCACCTACAACTGTCATGGGTGCCATGATGGCTCAGAGCGGGGCTGCCATGATGGGGCCCAGTCCGGGGATGATGGTTGGGATGACGATGCCCAATGGGTTCATTGGAAATGCGCCAGCCACGGGTGTAATGGGCATGGCACCGAGGATGATGGGACCACAGGGTGGCGCGATGCCTGCGGGCATGATGCCTGCTCAGGGCATGTACGCCATCCAGCCTGGGCAGCAGGCTCAGTGGAATATGGGTCAG GTGAATCAGCAGATGTCAGGGTTGACTCTGAACGGTGCGGGTGGTCAGATGGCTTTCGGTCAGCCTCCGACAGCTATGGGTGGATGGGCCGCCACTGGATCTGGCCAGACTCTGAGCACACAGCTATGGAAGTGA
- the cenpk gene encoding centromere protein K gives MAEVKPGGAAAAELSEAAQTEVMDMCEDQFDLLEKLQNEIILSERDFCETPQEQSVNRLTATEAELKQWLTAEPELFAANSELLLQAGKEEMVKLCSELEMVVSCYEAKRDKLRETKELEQKWLQEKKEALMAASDHAERLKMEKEKISELSVLQDTKAKIQKMKVYQESLMECLGDILEKHVPFPQNDSSTNKKKKNIAQESDEDLISLNEILELLMNQVLNTPHDPYVTIDNTFWPPYIEMLLRYGIAVRHQENNFKIRLETFC, from the exons ATG GCCGAGGTGAAGCCCGGAGGAGCGGCGGCGGCAGAGCTGTCAGAGGCCGCTCAAACTGAGGTGATGGACATGTGTGAGGATCAGTTTGATCTGCtggaaaag CTCCAGAATGAGATTATACTGAGTGAACGGGATTTCTGTGAGACTCCACAAGAGCAG TCAGTGAATCGACTGACGGCAACAGAAGCTGAACTGAAGCAGTGGCTGACAGCGGAGCCCGAAC TGTTTGCAGCAAACTCAGAACTTTTACTTCAAGCTGGAAAAGAGGAG ATGGTAAAGCTGTGCTCTGAACTTGAGATGGTTGTTTCTTGCTACGAAGCAAAGAGAGACAAACTGAGAGAAACTAAAGAACT TGAACAGAAGTGGCtgcaagagaagaaagaggcgCTGATGGCTGCCAGTGATCACGCTGAACGACTTaaaatggaaaaggaaaaaatatcaGAGCTCAG TGTACTGCAGGACACAAAGgcaaaaattcaaaaaatgaAGGTCTACCAGGAAAGTTTGATGGAATGTCTTGGGGACATACTTGAGAAGCACGTCCCCTTCCCTCAGAATGACTCCAGtacaaacaagaagaagaag AACATTGCCCAAGAGTCGGATGAAGACTTGATTTCACTTAATGAAATTCTCGAG CTTCTCATGAACCAAGTCCTCAACACACCGCACGACCCGTACGTGACGATAGACAACACGTTCTGGCCACCGTACATAGAGATGCTGCTCCGCTATGGTATCGCAGTGAGGCACCAGGAGAATAACTTCAAGATCCGCCTGGAAACCTTTTGTTGA
- the lbx1b gene encoding transcription factor LBX1b yields MMTSKEVAKCDAVENRRRSPLDHLPPPANSNKPLTPFSIEDILNKPSVKRSYTICGTAHLISSSEKHRPSSIPLSSRALLTQTSPLCALEELASKTFKGLEVSVLQAAEGRDGMTLFGQRSTPKKRRKSRTAFTNHQIYELEKRFLYQKYLSPADRDQIAQQLGLTNAQVITWFQNRRAKLKRDLEEMKADVESAKAVGQVPLDKLAKLADLEKCANGTLGHPRGESPARGGQQEHELAQKLRSSPLSPFSDHTTSKECSEDEDVEIDVDD; encoded by the exons ATGATGACATCCAAAGAAGTGGCCAAATGTGATGCAGTGGAAAACAGGAGGCGAAGTCCGCTGGACCACTTGCCGCCTCCTGCCAACTCTAACAAGCCGCTGACCCCCTTCAGCATCGAGGACATCCTCAACAAACCCTCTGTGAAACGAAGTTACACAATTTGCGGCACGGCTCATCTAATTTCGTCCTCTGAGAAACACCGTCCGTCCAGCATCCCTCTGTCCAGCCGGGCTCTCCTCACCCAAACCTCCCCGCTCTGCGCGCTAGAGGAGCTGGCAAGCAAGACCTTCAAGGGGCTGGAAGTCAGCGTTTTACAGGCTGCAGAAG GCCGGGATGGGATGACCCTGTTTGGACAGAGAAGCACCCCGAAGAAGCGTCGGAAGTCTCGAACGGCGTTCACCAATCACCAAATCTACGAGCTGGAGAAGCGCTTTCTGTATCAGAAGTACCTGTCCCCGGCAGACCGGGATCAGATCGCGCAGCAGCTGGGCCTGACTAACGCGCAGGTCATCACGTGGTTTCAGAACCGGAGGGCCAAGCTAAAACGGGACCTGGAGGAGATGAAGGCCGACGTGGAGTCGGCTAAAGCCGTTGGACAGGTCCCCTTGGACAAGCTCGCCAAACTGGCGGACTTGGAGAAATGCGCCAACGGCACGCTGGGCCACCCGCGAGGAGAGTCCCCCGCGCGGGGCGGCCAGCAGGAACACGAGCTCGCTCAGAAACTGCGGTCATCGCCGCTGTCTCCGTTCTCAGACCACACAACTAGTAAAGAGTGCTCAGAGGACGAGGACGTAGAGATTGATGTGGATGACTGA